From Arctopsyche grandis isolate Sample6627 chromosome 12, ASM5162203v2, whole genome shotgun sequence, one genomic window encodes:
- the AP-2mu gene encoding adaptor protein complex 2, mu subunit, protein MIGGLFVYNHKGEVLISRVYRDDIGRNAVDAFRVNVIHARQQVRSPVTNIARTSFFHIKRANIWLAAVTKQNVNAAMVFEFLLKIIDVMQSYFGKISEENIKNNFVLIYELLDEILDFGYPQNSDTGVLKTFITQQGIKSASKEEQAQITSQVTGQIGWRREGIKYRRNELFLDVLEYVNLLMSPQGQVLSAHVAGKVVMKAFLSGMPECKFGINDKIVMEAKGKGNGGISGNADNDAARTGKPVVVIDDCQFHQCVKLSKFETEHSISFIPQDGEFELMRYRTTKDISLPFRVIPLVREVGRTKMEVKVVLKSNFKPSLLGQKIEVKIPTPLNTSGVQLICLKGKAKYKASENAIVWKIKRMAGMKETQLSAEIELLETDTKKKWTRPPISMNFEVPFAPSGFKVRYLKVFEPKLNYSDHDVIKWVRYIGKSGLYETRC, encoded by the exons ATGATTGGTGGACTGTTTGTCTACAACCACAAAGGTGAGGTGTTAATATCGAGAGTGTACCGAGATGACATCGGCCGCAACGCTGTGGATGCGTTCCGCGTCAATGTCATCCACGCTCGGCAGCAGGTCAGGTCGCCCGTCACCAACATCGCCAGAACGTCGTTCTTCCACATCAAG CGAGCGAATATATGGCTAGCAGCGGTGACCAAGCAAAATGTCAACGCTGCAATGGTGTTCGAATTTTTGCTGAAGATCATCGACGTGATGCAGTCCTATTTTGGCAAAATTTCAGAAGAGAACATCAAGAACAATTTCGTTCTCATTTACGAGCTTCTCgacg AGATTTTGGACTTTGGATACCCGCAGAACTCGGACACGGGAGTGCTGAAGACGTTCATAACGCAGCAGGGCATAAAGTCGGCATCCAAAGAGGAGCAAGCGCAGATAACGTCCCAAGTCACCGGTCAGATCGGATGGAGACGCGAGGGTATCAAATACCGACGGAACGAATTGTTCCTCGATGTTTTGGAGTATGTTAATTTACTCATGTCACCGCAAG GGCAAGTGTTGTCGGCGCACGTCGCCGGTAAAGTAGTAATGAAAGCCTTCTTATCGGGTATGCCCGAGTGCAAGTTCGGCATCAACGATAAAATCGTAATGGAGGCGAAAGGGAAAGGAAACG GTGGCATTTCTGGGAATGCCGATAATGACGCCGCTCGTACCGGAAAGCCCGTTGTCGTCATCGACGATTGCCAATTTCATCAGTGCGTGAAGCTTAGCAAATTTGAGACCGAGCACTCCATTTCGTTCATTCCTCAAGATGGCGAATTTGAACTTATGAG ATATCGAACAACCAAAGACATCTCGTTACCGTTCCGAGTCATTCCGCTGGTGCGTGAAGTCGGACGCACCAAAATGGAAGTGAAGGTGGTGCTGAAGAGTAATTTTAAACCGTCTTTGCTCGGTCAGAAGATCGAGGTTAAAATTCCGACTCCGTTGAACACTTCCGGAGTGCAGTTGATATGTTTGAAAGGAAAGGCGAAATACAAGGCGTCCGAAAACGCTATAGTCTGGAA AATTAAGCGCATGGCGGGGATGAAAGAGACTCAATTGTCGGCCGAAATTGAATTGCTCGAAACCGACACTAAGAAGAAATGGACTCGTCCTCCGATATCGATGAACTTTGAAGTACCGTTCGCTCCTTCTGGATTTAAG gtGCGGTATTTGAAGGTGTTCGAACCTAAACTAAACTATTCCGACCACGATGTTATAAAATGGGTGCGGTATATCGGAAAGAGTGGATTGTATGAAACGAgatgctaa
- the LOC143920193 gene encoding uncharacterized protein LOC143920193 produces the protein MPSIEQCRRCDNIQNLSVNIAQNEKMIKQAENDIKVEQVLLDDFNWDECDNLIQMNDFEDVHCRAEKRNTSNFEEFSPDSKQEQKNKKYTLVMWNDEKALQFINLYKSATALWNPNDENYFRKYERNSRWEEIADVMQADVELCKRKMISLMASYRREKCRIRNTQARGKTYTSRWFAYDALQFLSARRNKQMISETGDDSTADITDTESIGHETPQHTSPPPHPPQVKKLKIKEIETTDETNPAASQPKFLPAKIENSQRAHNDPLTHSPRSTKSNIQSTEGNKTVSSLPNSKSTKTKRKKRKSTTSEKSPRPPDDEIKYFLDFIGVKMKKYPSSIKNSTQQAILNIIFKADQDLANHRQDLAHRPTPKASTSYKSHSKSPSPAPSLTNESHSPDPSCESEDSVTSDNSE, from the exons CGCTGTGACAATATTCAAAACCTGTCTGTAAACATTGCTCAAAATGAAAAGATGATAAAGCAGGCTGAGAACGATATTAAAGTGGAACAAGTGTTGCTGGACGACTTCAACTGGGACGAGTGTGATAATCTGATCCAAATGAATGACTTTGAGGATGTGCACTGCCGTGCGGAGAAAAGAAACACTTCAAACTTTGAGGAATTCTCGCCAGACAGTAAGCAAGAGCAGAAGAACAAGAAATACACATTG GTCATGTGGAACGATGAGAAGGCACTTCAATTCATCAACTTATACAAATCAGCAACGGCTTTGTGGAATCCTAACGATGAAAATTACTTCAGAAAGTACGAGAGAAACAGCAGGTGGGAGGAAATAGCAGATGTAATGCAAGCGGATGTAGAATTGTGCAAACGGAAGATGATTAGCTTGATGGCATCGTACAGGCGGGAGAAATGTAGAATAAGAAATACCCAAG CGCGCGGCAAAACATATACAAGTAGGTGGTTCGCGTACGATGCTTTGCAATTTTTGTCTGCAAGACGCAATAAGCAAATG ATTTCAGAAACTGGAGACGACTCTACGGCAGATATCACAGACACGGAAAGCATAGGACATGAAACTCCACAGCACACTTCTCCACCACCTCATCCACCAcaagtaaagaaattgaaaataaaagaaatagaaACCACAGATGAAACAAACCCAGCAGCTTCTCAACCGAAATTTTTACCAgcaaaaatagagaattcgcaAAGAGCGCATAACGATCCTTTAACACATTCGCCAAGGTCCACAAAATCAAACATACAAAGCACCGAAGGCAATAAAACAGTGTCGTCACTTCCAAATTCAAAATCAACGAAAACGAAAAGGAAAAAACGCAAATCAACAACTTCGGAGAAATCTCCGAGGCCGCCcgatgatgaaataaaatatttcctaGACTTCATTGGCGTCAAGATGAAGAAATACCCCAGCAGCATCAAAAACTCGACGCAACAAGCCATCTTGAATATCATATTCAAGGCCGATCAGGATCTGGCGAATCATCGCCAGGATCTGGCGCATCGTCCAACTCCGAAAGCATCCACGTCCTACAAAAGCCATTCGAAATCTCCTTCTCCGGCTCCGTCCCTCACAAACGAATCACACTCACCTGATCCTTCGTGTGAATCTGAAGATTCCGTCACATCGGACAATAGCGAATAA